The Prevotella sp. HUN102 nucleotide sequence GACCATCCTTTTTATGACCAACCCGATGATTATGAAGAAGAGAAGAAAAAGTTCGAGCCCATTCAAGTGGAGGAAACAGAAGAGAGTGAGAGCCACGAGGAGATTTCCCAAACATCATATCAAGAGACGGATTTGTCTTCAATGGACAAATCAGCCTCTGTGGAAGCAACTCATCAGCGAGTGGGAAAATCCAAGGTCAGAAAGCGTTTAGCCGACTTTCAGGGCAAATACCTCCAACCACTTCATATTAGCCATCGCAAAGCCGTATATGTTTCAGAAGAAACACAAAAGCGGCTGGGCTATGTCGTGCGGAAAATTGGCGAGCATGGAGCGAGTATTTCGGGCTATGTGGAGATTTGCGATTTCCGCACGGCAAAGGACATCGGTATCGATCGCCCCGAGAAAAACGAGATACTGCAC carries:
- a CDS encoding DUF3408 domain-containing protein, whose amino-acid sequence is MGNYGVKLRKPEDHPFYDQPDDYEEEKKKFEPIQVEETEESESHEEISQTSYQETDLSSMDKSASVEATHQRVGKSKVRKRLADFQGKYLQPLHISHRKAVYVSEETQKRLGYVVRKIGEHGASISGYVEICDFRTAKDIGIDRPEKNEILHNIPPTPEQEEFIGKLMEFAKTGNATLLGRAPLSESEEKAKMLIATDYARKKNQEICIFQITNRIRKNKG